A section of the Deinococcus taeanensis genome encodes:
- the serS gene encoding serine--tRNA ligase, with the protein MLDLKFIRENAGVVKHAAQVKGVTLDIDDLLRVDRELVDLRQRVEAMQAERNANAKLVPKATPEERPALIQKGKDLAEEIKALDPALRAHEDNLRQLLLRVPNIPHSSVPVGADDADNVELRREGTAPTFAFTPLDHVELLERQGWSDPERVARVSGSRSYLLKGEAVMLEMAVLMFAMDFLRARGFTPLSTTALARPDAFVGSGHFPGGEDQVYKIEGDELMLAGTAEVPVNSLYAGEQLSLEQLPMAFAAISAAFRSEAGSAGRDVRGLIRVHEFRKVEQYVLCRADEDEALGWFHTLLGNAEALLQALELPYRVVQNCTGDMGAGKVLMYDIETWVPSEEKYRETHSCSYLGDWQARRTGLRYRDEQGKLVYAHTLNNTGVAAPRILVPLLENHQQADGTVRVPEALRPYLGGRATLGQPVR; encoded by the coding sequence ATGCTGGACCTGAAGTTCATCCGTGAGAATGCTGGTGTGGTGAAGCACGCCGCGCAGGTCAAGGGCGTGACCCTGGACATTGACGACCTGCTGCGCGTGGACCGTGAACTGGTGGACCTCAGGCAGCGGGTGGAGGCCATGCAGGCCGAACGCAACGCGAACGCGAAACTGGTGCCGAAAGCCACGCCTGAGGAGCGCCCGGCGCTGATCCAGAAAGGTAAGGATCTGGCGGAGGAGATCAAGGCGCTGGACCCCGCGCTGCGCGCTCACGAGGACAACCTCAGGCAGCTGCTGCTGCGCGTGCCGAACATTCCGCACAGCAGCGTGCCGGTCGGCGCGGATGACGCTGATAACGTCGAGCTGCGCCGTGAAGGCACCGCGCCGACCTTCGCGTTCACGCCGCTGGATCACGTGGAGCTGCTGGAGCGGCAGGGCTGGAGTGACCCTGAGCGTGTGGCGCGCGTGTCCGGCAGCCGCAGCTACCTCCTGAAGGGAGAGGCCGTCATGCTGGAAATGGCGGTGCTGATGTTCGCCATGGACTTCCTGCGCGCGCGGGGCTTCACGCCCCTGTCCACGACGGCGCTCGCCCGGCCCGACGCATTCGTGGGCAGTGGGCACTTCCCTGGCGGGGAAGACCAGGTGTACAAGATTGAGGGCGACGAACTGATGCTCGCCGGCACCGCCGAGGTGCCTGTGAACAGCCTGTACGCCGGGGAACAGCTGAGCCTGGAGCAGCTGCCCATGGCCTTCGCGGCGATCAGCGCGGCGTTCCGCAGCGAGGCGGGCTCGGCGGGGCGGGACGTGCGCGGGCTGATTCGCGTGCATGAGTTCCGCAAGGTCGAGCAGTACGTCCTGTGCCGCGCCGACGAGGACGAGGCCCTGGGCTGGTTCCACACGCTGCTGGGGAACGCCGAGGCGCTGCTGCAGGCGCTGGAGCTGCCCTACCGGGTGGTTCAGAACTGCACCGGTGACATGGGGGCCGGCAAGGTCCTGATGTACGACATTGAGACGTGGGTGCCCAGCGAGGAGAAGTACCGCGAAACGCACTCCTGCTCGTACCTGGGCGACTGGCAGGCGCGGCGCACCGGGCTGCGCTACCGCGACGAGCAGGGCAAACTGGTGTATGCACACACCCTGAATAACACCGGGGTTGCGGCGCCGCGGATTCTGGTGCCCCTGCTGGAAAACCACCAGCAGGCCGACGGAACTGTCCGGGTTCCGGAAGCGTTGCGGCCGTACCTGGGCGGCAGGGCCACGCTGGGCCAGCCGGTTCGCTGA
- the ribH gene encoding 6,7-dimethyl-8-ribityllumazine synthase: protein MNRIEAHLLATDLKFAIVSTRWNHLIVDRLVEGAELAFVQHGGKTEHLDHYLAPGSHEVPLVARKLAESGRYDAVVCLGAVIKGDTDHYDFVAGSAASGILNTSLHTGVPVAFGVLTTDTVEQALNRAGIKAGNKGAESVLAMIETVNLLRQV from the coding sequence ATGAACCGAATTGAAGCCCACCTGCTTGCCACCGACCTGAAATTCGCCATTGTCAGCACCCGCTGGAATCACCTGATCGTGGACCGCCTCGTGGAAGGCGCGGAACTGGCGTTCGTGCAGCACGGCGGCAAAACCGAGCACCTCGACCACTACCTCGCCCCCGGCAGCCACGAGGTGCCGCTGGTGGCCCGCAAACTCGCCGAGAGCGGCCGCTACGACGCCGTGGTGTGCCTGGGCGCCGTCATCAAGGGCGACACCGACCACTACGATTTCGTGGCGGGCAGCGCCGCGAGCGGCATCCTGAACACCAGCCTGCACACCGGCGTGCCCGTGGCCTTTGGGGTGCTGACCACCGACACGGTCGAGCAGGCCCTGAACCGCGCAGGCATCAAAGCCGGAAACAAGGGCGCCGAGTCGGTCCTGGCCATGATCGAGACAGTGAACCTGCTGCGTCAGGTCTAA
- a CDS encoding DUF512 domain-containing protein produces MTAAEQIQEQVYPAPIKSVERGSAAERAGVQPGDVLMRVNGQAVTDVLAYRHLLSQGRATLEIARPKEAPRVMTGVPGTAQDHHRLMLPSAPSLDDTFTFAVEWEDPGLEFEEVLFDGIKKCANKCDFCYVHQMPRGFRKSLYIMDDDYRLSFLYGSFVTLTNLSEHDIQRIENENLSPLYVSVHTANQDLRQDMMKWWRLKVKDPQAVQIRSMIERLDSIDLYTQIVLVPERNDRENLDETVEYLSSRPNVISAAVVPIGLTSHRTNLPDVRTFTREEAQDTLRRLNVWRKQFLAERGTRFVFPSDELYLLAGEPLPAEEEYEGFPMLENGVGMIRDFLTEALPELPAALPEPRRVILGTGTLFAESLDRAVAPLRAIEGLTLEVRAVENKTFGKVTTVAGLLTGRCFRHAVTPGEADLLIVPPTTLRYGTELMLDDVSLSELRQELRMDIRAGGATLGELARVILQGAHSSGPQWGMSAHAVKDTALPTGQAARGQA; encoded by the coding sequence GTGACGGCAGCCGAACAGATTCAGGAACAGGTGTATCCCGCACCGATCAAGAGCGTGGAGAGAGGCAGCGCGGCCGAACGCGCGGGCGTGCAGCCCGGCGACGTGCTCATGCGGGTCAATGGGCAGGCCGTCACGGATGTCCTCGCGTACCGGCATCTGCTGTCCCAGGGCCGCGCAACACTGGAAATTGCCCGGCCGAAAGAAGCGCCGCGCGTGATGACCGGCGTGCCCGGCACCGCGCAGGACCACCACCGCCTGATGCTGCCCAGCGCGCCGAGCCTCGACGATACCTTCACCTTCGCCGTTGAGTGGGAGGACCCGGGCCTGGAATTTGAAGAGGTGCTGTTCGACGGCATCAAGAAATGCGCGAACAAGTGCGACTTTTGCTACGTGCACCAGATGCCCCGCGGGTTCCGCAAGAGCCTGTACATCATGGATGACGACTACCGCCTGTCGTTCCTGTACGGCTCCTTCGTGACGCTGACCAACCTGTCCGAGCACGACATTCAGCGCATTGAGAACGAGAACCTCTCGCCGCTGTACGTCAGTGTGCACACCGCCAACCAGGACCTGCGGCAGGACATGATGAAGTGGTGGCGTCTGAAGGTGAAAGACCCGCAGGCCGTACAGATCCGCTCCATGATCGAGCGCCTGGACAGCATTGACCTGTACACGCAGATCGTGCTGGTCCCGGAACGCAACGACCGCGAGAACCTCGACGAGACGGTCGAGTACCTGTCCAGCCGCCCGAACGTGATCAGCGCGGCCGTGGTGCCCATCGGCCTGACCAGCCACCGCACGAACCTGCCGGACGTCCGGACGTTCACGCGTGAAGAAGCGCAGGACACCCTGCGGCGCCTGAACGTCTGGCGCAAGCAGTTCCTCGCGGAACGCGGCACGCGTTTCGTGTTCCCCAGCGACGAACTGTACCTCCTGGCCGGCGAGCCGCTGCCCGCCGAGGAAGAGTACGAGGGCTTCCCCATGCTGGAAAACGGCGTGGGCATGATCCGCGATTTTCTCACCGAGGCGCTGCCCGAGCTGCCGGCAGCGCTGCCTGAACCGCGCCGCGTGATTCTGGGCACCGGCACGCTGTTCGCGGAGTCCCTGGACCGCGCCGTGGCCCCCCTGCGGGCCATTGAGGGCCTGACCCTGGAGGTGCGCGCCGTGGAGAACAAGACCTTCGGGAAAGTCACGACCGTCGCGGGTCTGCTCACCGGCCGCTGCTTCCGGCACGCCGTGACGCCCGGCGAGGCGGACCTGCTGATCGTGCCGCCCACCACGCTGCGCTACGGCACGGAACTCATGCTGGACGACGTGAGCCTCAGTGAACTGCGGCAGGAGCTGCGTATGGACATCCGCGCGGGCGGCGCGACGCTGGGCGAACTGGCGCGCGTGATTCTGCAGGGCGCGCACAGCAGCGGCCCCCAGTGGGGCATGAGTGCCCACGCCGTGAAGGACACCGCGCTGCCCACCGGGCAGGCGGCGCGCGGTCAGGCCTGA
- a CDS encoding DinB family protein gives MTQTLTDRSVLAALGATPDDVRTRLHTELDRFEAHLHTRQADWTQVQPGRDWSPAQEAEHVLLINDGVARGVALLLSERELRPTPQVPGELTPDGRRIAPLHTRPSETGLAWTELDGRWVQSRTQLLQVVQNLRETPDRTLWHPYFGALDALDWTRMLAAHLRQHRQSLERSAQP, from the coding sequence ATGACCCAAACCCTGACCGACCGCTCGGTGCTGGCCGCCCTGGGCGCCACGCCAGACGACGTGCGCACCCGGCTGCACACGGAACTCGACCGGTTCGAGGCGCACCTGCACACCCGGCAGGCCGACTGGACGCAGGTGCAGCCCGGCCGCGACTGGAGCCCCGCACAGGAGGCCGAACACGTCCTGCTGATCAACGATGGGGTGGCGCGCGGCGTCGCACTGCTGCTCTCTGAACGCGAGCTGCGGCCCACACCCCAGGTGCCGGGCGAACTCACCCCGGACGGGCGCCGCATCGCGCCGCTCCACACCCGCCCCAGTGAGACCGGCCTGGCCTGGACGGAACTGGACGGCCGCTGGGTGCAGAGCCGCACGCAGCTGCTGCAGGTGGTGCAGAACCTGCGTGAAACCCCAGACCGGACACTCTGGCACCCGTACTTCGGGGCGCTGGACGCCCTGGACTGGACGCGCATGCTCGCCGCCCACCTGCGCCAGCACCGGCAGTCCCTCGAGCGGAGCGCCCAGCCGTGA
- the mscL gene encoding large conductance mechanosensitive channel protein MscL: protein MIHGFQKFLLRGNVVDLAVGVVIGAAFNGLVSTFTKSFIDPLVKVVTGGAVAGQLVVRAAAPGVDAITVDYGAFITALINFFLTALVVYLLVVTPMNAVMDRFRRQEKPATAEPSTQEKLLAEIRDELRRRA from the coding sequence ATGATTCATGGGTTTCAGAAGTTCCTGCTGCGCGGCAATGTGGTGGACCTCGCGGTGGGCGTGGTGATCGGCGCGGCGTTCAACGGTCTGGTCAGCACCTTCACGAAGTCGTTCATTGACCCGCTGGTGAAAGTCGTGACGGGCGGCGCCGTGGCAGGCCAGCTGGTCGTGCGCGCCGCCGCGCCGGGCGTGGACGCGATCACGGTGGATTACGGGGCCTTCATCACGGCGCTGATCAACTTTTTCCTCACGGCGCTCGTCGTGTACCTGCTGGTGGTGACCCCCATGAACGCCGTGATGGACCGCTTCAGGCGGCAGGAGAAGCCGGCCACGGCAGAGCCCAGCACCCAGGAGAAACTGCTCGCCGAGATTCGCGACGAACTGCGCCGGCGGGCCTGA
- the ribD gene encoding bifunctional diaminohydroxyphosphoribosylaminopyrimidine deaminase/5-amino-6-(5-phosphoribosylamino)uracil reductase RibD, with protein sequence MNDGNAPPPPGVEAVTGADLTWMREALAEAARGLGRTAPNPPVGCVIVRGGEVVGRGFHPKAGEPHAEVFALRAAGGAARGATAYVTLEPCAHFGRTPPCADALIDAGVTRVVVAALDPNPQVAGRGVQKLRAAGIDVTVGVLDAEATRQQAGFRSLIVRGQPWVVAKYAMTLDGRVAALNEGRGAVSGDATRDLTMRWRNELDAIAVGAGTLALDNPALTTRGVPGGRDPRPVLFSRSGRVPPDAAAIRPGAILVTAQQADAGALEAAGVTVIRAETIHGALRQLGGLGISTLLLEGGPRLLTAFLSAGLVDEVRVFIAPKLLGAGQSPLLGPERPMAHAQVLQDITVGTVGPDVLVTGRLSDIPRL encoded by the coding sequence ATGAATGATGGAAATGCACCGCCCCCACCCGGGGTGGAGGCGGTCACCGGCGCGGACCTCACGTGGATGCGGGAGGCACTCGCCGAGGCGGCCAGAGGCCTGGGACGCACCGCGCCGAACCCGCCCGTCGGATGCGTCATCGTGCGCGGCGGCGAGGTCGTGGGCCGCGGGTTCCACCCGAAGGCCGGTGAGCCGCACGCGGAGGTGTTTGCGCTGCGCGCAGCAGGCGGCGCGGCGCGCGGCGCGACGGCGTACGTGACGCTGGAACCCTGCGCTCACTTTGGCCGCACGCCCCCCTGCGCCGACGCCCTGATCGACGCGGGCGTGACCCGTGTGGTCGTGGCGGCCCTCGACCCGAACCCGCAGGTGGCAGGCCGAGGTGTGCAGAAACTGCGCGCCGCAGGCATTGACGTCACGGTCGGCGTGCTGGACGCCGAAGCGACGCGGCAGCAGGCCGGGTTCCGCAGCCTGATCGTGCGGGGACAGCCCTGGGTGGTGGCGAAGTACGCCATGACCCTGGACGGCCGGGTGGCCGCCCTGAACGAGGGCCGCGGCGCGGTAAGCGGCGACGCGACACGGGACCTCACCATGCGCTGGCGCAACGAACTGGACGCCATTGCCGTGGGCGCAGGCACGCTGGCCCTGGACAATCCGGCCCTGACAACGCGCGGCGTGCCGGGCGGCCGGGACCCACGCCCCGTACTGTTCAGCCGCAGTGGGCGCGTTCCCCCGGACGCCGCGGCCATCCGCCCCGGCGCGATCCTGGTCACCGCGCAGCAAGCGGACGCCGGGGCACTCGAGGCCGCCGGGGTGACCGTCATCCGCGCCGAGACGATTCACGGCGCCCTGCGTCAACTGGGTGGCCTGGGCATCAGCACCCTGCTGCTCGAAGGCGGTCCGCGGCTGCTCACCGCGTTCCTCTCCGCGGGCCTGGTGGATGAGGTGCGGGTGTTCATCGCCCCGAAACTGCTGGGCGCCGGGCAGAGTCCACTCCTCGGGCCCGAACGGCCCATGGCGCACGCACAGGTGCTCCAGGACATCACCGTCGGGACCGTGGGTCCGGACGTGCTGGTCACCGGGCGCCTGAGCGACATCCCGCGCCTCTGA
- the gatC gene encoding Asp-tRNA(Asn)/Glu-tRNA(Gln) amidotransferase subunit GatC, translating to MIDAAQIDHLAQLARLHLTPEERVSMAEDLGRVLGYFEQLGEIDTTGVEEMQRPVTLVNVLRDDQPGEAFPVAVVTALAPESMPDGHVRVPRTVEAD from the coding sequence ATGATTGACGCGGCCCAGATCGACCACCTCGCGCAGCTTGCGCGGCTGCACCTGACTCCGGAGGAACGCGTGTCCATGGCCGAGGATCTCGGGCGCGTCCTGGGGTACTTCGAGCAGCTGGGGGAGATCGACACGACGGGCGTGGAGGAAATGCAGCGTCCCGTGACGCTCGTGAACGTCCTGCGTGACGATCAGCCCGGCGAGGCGTTTCCCGTGGCGGTCGTCACGGCCCTGGCGCCTGAGAGTATGCCGGACGGGCACGTGCGCGTGCCCCGCACCGTGGAGGCCGACTGA
- a CDS encoding endonuclease: protein MDTPPDVLRGTQARFLDRSAPRGVHLERLNTGSILTADAPQRVEARLTRLGVSLPDAQAVVEGREDPALLAARLPDETRLSLERLLGANDLVGVAYLDLARSATRAVGRVVLRTPQGRTLGYGTGWLCSPRVLITNHHVLESAADARTAVVEFNYELRPDGTLRDRVTLPLDPDTLFITSEPLDYTLVAVTGDTRPFGWLPCFGSADKHVIGEALSIIQHPSGEPKQVALRENRLVDRLPDFLHYETDTAPGSSGSPVFNDAWEVVALHHSGVPRRDAQGRVLRRDGQPAAPGTPDTEIDWIANEGVRVSRLLQDLRGRPEASSALIQEVLRAPRPDPTAEERSGATPLTLDLGTLTPGPDGRVTLPLNVTLRVNAAPPAGEPQPDRPYLDPADTGQVSAYYAGLPEQPDFAALSDLVQRTHTRPRRYDPATHLYPWVDLWPDGQLRSLYSGQVHAPQELIRADRAAAERRERLAAQEALNADALEDALPYNCEHVVPQSWFGKAEPMRGDLHHLFACEPDCNSFRGNTPYFDFPDYGEVIRSACGRREPGEFEPARGKGAAARATLYFLLRYPGVIRTYAPRHLQTLLAWHAAEEPGDWERHRNAAIHATQGNRNPLIDHPEWAAHVNFSAGLGA, encoded by the coding sequence ATGGACACCCCACCAGACGTGCTGCGCGGCACCCAGGCCCGTTTCCTCGACCGTTCCGCGCCCCGCGGTGTGCACCTGGAACGCCTGAACACCGGCAGCATCCTGACCGCTGACGCCCCGCAGCGCGTCGAGGCTCGCCTGACCCGTCTGGGGGTCTCCCTGCCCGACGCGCAGGCCGTTGTGGAGGGCCGCGAGGACCCCGCCCTGCTGGCCGCGCGCCTTCCGGACGAAACCCGCCTGAGCCTGGAACGCCTGCTGGGCGCCAATGATCTCGTCGGCGTCGCGTACCTGGACCTCGCGCGCAGCGCGACGCGCGCCGTGGGCCGCGTGGTGCTGCGCACCCCCCAGGGGCGCACCCTGGGCTACGGCACCGGCTGGCTGTGCAGTCCGCGGGTGCTGATCACCAACCATCACGTCCTGGAAAGCGCTGCAGACGCCCGGACCGCCGTGGTGGAATTCAACTACGAACTGCGGCCCGACGGTACCCTGCGCGACCGCGTGACCCTGCCCCTGGATCCCGACACGCTGTTCATCACGAGCGAACCTCTGGACTACACCCTGGTGGCCGTCACCGGCGACACCCGTCCCTTCGGGTGGCTGCCGTGCTTCGGCAGCGCCGACAAACACGTAATCGGGGAGGCGCTGAGCATCATCCAGCACCCCAGCGGCGAGCCCAAGCAGGTGGCGCTGCGCGAAAACCGCCTCGTGGACCGCCTGCCGGACTTCCTGCACTACGAGACCGACACCGCCCCCGGCAGCAGCGGCAGCCCGGTCTTCAACGACGCCTGGGAAGTCGTGGCCCTGCACCACAGCGGCGTGCCGCGCCGGGACGCGCAGGGGCGCGTGCTGCGCCGCGACGGCCAGCCTGCCGCGCCCGGCACACCCGATACCGAGATCGACTGGATCGCCAATGAGGGCGTCCGAGTCAGCCGCCTGCTGCAAGACCTGCGCGGCCGTCCGGAAGCCAGCAGCGCCCTCATTCAGGAGGTCCTCCGCGCCCCCCGCCCCGACCCGACTGCCGAGGAGCGCAGCGGCGCCACCCCGCTCACGCTGGACCTGGGCACCCTGACGCCCGGCCCGGACGGGCGGGTCACCCTCCCGCTGAACGTCACGCTCCGCGTGAACGCCGCGCCCCCGGCCGGCGAGCCCCAGCCTGACCGGCCCTACCTCGACCCTGCGGACACCGGGCAGGTGAGCGCGTACTACGCCGGCCTGCCCGAGCAGCCGGACTTCGCCGCGCTGAGCGACCTGGTGCAGCGCACCCACACCCGCCCGCGCCGCTACGACCCCGCCACGCACCTGTACCCCTGGGTGGACCTGTGGCCCGACGGGCAACTGCGCAGCCTGTACTCCGGGCAGGTGCACGCCCCTCAGGAGCTCATCCGTGCGGACCGGGCCGCGGCCGAGCGGCGTGAACGCCTGGCGGCGCAGGAAGCCCTGAACGCAGACGCCCTGGAAGACGCCCTGCCCTACAACTGCGAGCACGTGGTGCCGCAAAGCTGGTTCGGGAAGGCCGAACCCATGCGCGGGGACCTGCATCACCTGTTCGCGTGCGAACCGGACTGCAATTCCTTCCGCGGCAACACACCGTACTTCGACTTCCCCGATTACGGCGAGGTGATCCGCAGCGCATGCGGCCGGCGCGAACCCGGAGAGTTCGAACCGGCGCGTGGCAAGGGCGCCGCGGCCCGCGCCACGCTGTACTTCCTGCTGCGCTACCCCGGCGTGATCCGCACCTACGCGCCGCGGCACCTGCAGACCCTGCTGGCCTGGCACGCCGCCGAGGAACCCGGCGACTGGGAACGCCACCGGAACGCCGCCATTCACGCCACGCAGGGCAACCGCAACCCCCTGATCGACCACCCGGAGTGGGCGGCGCACGTGAACTTCAGCGCGGGCCTGGGCGCCTGA
- a CDS encoding riboflavin synthase, producing the protein MFTGIIEQLGRIARTSENEGNLTVTIHPARMWPDVDLGESIAVNGTCLTVTAWDDAGFTVDLSRETLAKTAPHWQDGAKVNLERAMTAHARFGGHVVSGHVDGVGMITRVDEQPGAYTMTVRAPAPLARYLVPKGSVTVDGVSLTVVDVGGPAGSRADLRADEFTLWLVPHTLEVTTLHTWQAGTPVNLEADQMAKYLERLLLMRDWTPPAPGTTEVSA; encoded by the coding sequence ATGTTTACCGGAATCATTGAACAGCTGGGACGCATTGCCCGCACCAGCGAGAACGAAGGCAACCTGACCGTCACCATTCATCCCGCACGCATGTGGCCTGACGTGGACCTCGGCGAGAGTATCGCCGTGAACGGCACCTGTCTGACCGTCACCGCCTGGGATGACGCAGGCTTCACCGTGGACCTCAGCCGCGAAACCCTGGCCAAAACCGCTCCGCACTGGCAGGACGGCGCCAAGGTCAACCTGGAGCGCGCCATGACCGCCCACGCCCGTTTCGGCGGGCACGTGGTCAGCGGCCACGTGGACGGCGTGGGCATGATCACGCGCGTGGACGAGCAGCCCGGCGCGTACACCATGACCGTTCGCGCCCCCGCCCCCCTGGCGCGCTACCTTGTGCCCAAAGGCAGCGTCACCGTGGACGGCGTGAGTCTCACCGTGGTGGACGTCGGCGGCCCCGCCGGCAGCCGCGCGGACCTGCGCGCCGACGAGTTCACGCTGTGGCTGGTGCCGCACACCCTGGAGGTCACCACCCTGCACACCTGGCAGGCGGGCACCCCCGTGAACCTGGAAGCCGACCAGATGGCCAAGTACCTCGAGCGGCTGCTGCTCATGCGGGACTGGACGCCGCCCGCGCCCGGCACGACGGAGGTGAGCGCATGA
- a CDS encoding bifunctional 3,4-dihydroxy-2-butanone-4-phosphate synthase/GTP cyclohydrolase II produces MTLASIPELLAELRAGRPVILVDDENRENEGDLLMPAATATPEWVNFMAREGRGLICVTLTPERAQALDLTPMVGRSTDPNGTAFTVSVDHVSNTTGISAFDRAATIAALLSKDAGPSDFRRPGHIFPLVARAGGVLRRAGHTEAACDLARLAGFAPVGVICEIMNDSGEMSRLPDLLTFGAQHNLKVGSIEALIAHRIEHDPFMRLVAEAKLPTEYGEFRIVGFEDSLSGAEHVALVMGDVTPEPLLVRVHSECLTGDGFHSLRCDCGPQRDAAMRAIAQEGRGVLVYLRQEGRGIGLLNKIRAYHLQDGGADTVEANLQLGFPADARDFGIGAQMLHILGARQLRVLTNNPRKLHSLGGFGLEVVERVPLHAGHNEHNTAYLSTKAEKLGHIGTDGTGD; encoded by the coding sequence ATGACCCTCGCCTCCATTCCCGAACTGCTCGCGGAACTCCGCGCCGGCCGGCCCGTGATTCTCGTGGACGACGAGAACCGCGAGAACGAAGGCGACCTGCTGATGCCCGCCGCGACCGCCACGCCCGAGTGGGTGAACTTCATGGCCCGCGAGGGCCGCGGCCTGATCTGCGTCACCCTGACCCCCGAGCGCGCGCAGGCGCTGGACCTGACGCCCATGGTGGGCCGCAGCACCGACCCGAACGGCACGGCCTTCACCGTAAGCGTGGACCACGTGAGCAACACCACCGGCATCAGCGCCTTCGACCGCGCCGCCACCATCGCCGCGCTGCTCAGCAAGGACGCCGGCCCCAGCGACTTCCGCCGGCCCGGGCACATCTTCCCGCTGGTCGCACGGGCCGGCGGCGTGCTGCGCCGCGCCGGGCATACGGAAGCCGCGTGCGATCTCGCCCGGCTCGCGGGGTTCGCGCCGGTCGGCGTGATCTGCGAGATCATGAACGACTCCGGCGAGATGAGCCGCCTCCCGGACCTCCTGACGTTCGGGGCGCAGCACAACCTGAAAGTCGGCAGCATCGAGGCACTCATTGCGCACCGCATCGAGCACGACCCCTTCATGCGGCTCGTGGCCGAGGCAAAACTGCCCACCGAGTACGGCGAATTCCGCATCGTGGGCTTTGAGGACTCCCTCAGCGGCGCCGAGCACGTTGCTCTGGTCATGGGCGACGTGACGCCTGAGCCGCTGCTCGTACGCGTGCACAGCGAATGCCTGACCGGCGACGGCTTTCATTCCCTGCGCTGCGACTGCGGCCCGCAGCGGGACGCCGCGATGCGCGCCATCGCCCAGGAAGGCCGCGGCGTGCTCGTGTACCTGCGCCAGGAAGGCCGCGGCATCGGGCTGCTGAACAAGATCCGCGCCTACCACCTGCAGGACGGCGGCGCAGACACCGTCGAAGCGAACCTGCAACTGGGCTTCCCCGCCGACGCGCGCGACTTCGGGATCGGCGCGCAGATGCTGCACATTCTCGGCGCACGGCAGCTGCGGGTTCTGACGAACAACCCCCGCAAACTGCACTCCCTGGGTGGTTTCGGCCTGGAAGTCGTGGAACGCGTGCCACTGCACGCCGGACACAATGAGCACAACACCGCCTACCTCAGCACAAAGGCCGAGAAACTCGGTCATATCGGCACCGACGGCACCGGCGACTGA
- a CDS encoding serine hydrolase — MVTGPLDPALFAPSCLQAVPEAQLRARYGEGRDVQVPEQNSALDSERGALNEQARVSLLVLAPVTPDVTFPSLPEGRGLRCPARAGCWGRRHAAPRPPRSGTPYGPGAVGAAFKLANPAKLQARVQGRTLRWTGKLVLTGTDRSLPGGSVHTAPTGSRPTPRDLAARMIPQRDNTATDLLLGAAGPWPSRPASSSRLCPAPAKASL; from the coding sequence ATGGTCACAGGCCCTCTGGACCCAGCGCTGTTTGCACCCTCGTGCCTGCAGGCGGTGCCCGAAGCGCAGCTGCGCGCCCGGTACGGCGAGGGAAGGGACGTGCAGGTGCCCGAGCAGAACAGCGCCCTGGACTCTGAGCGCGGCGCCCTGAACGAGCAGGCCCGTGTGAGTCTCCTGGTCCTGGCCCCTGTTACACCGGACGTGACCTTCCCCTCTCTGCCAGAAGGGCGCGGCCTTCGCTGCCCGGCCAGGGCAGGCTGCTGGGGCAGAAGGCACGCCGCGCCACGCCCGCCGAGGTCCGGAACGCCATACGGCCCCGGGGCAGTCGGCGCGGCGTTCAAACTGGCGAACCCGGCCAAACTTCAAGCGAGGGTGCAGGGCAGGACGCTGCGCTGGACGGGTAAGCTTGTACTTACGGGCACCGACCGGAGCCTGCCCGGGGGCTCCGTGCACACCGCGCCGACCGGCAGCCGCCCCACGCCGCGTGACCTTGCCGCGCGCATGATCCCGCAGCGTGACAACACGGCCACGGACCTGCTGCTTGGCGCCGCAGGTCCGTGGCCGTCGAGGCCCGCGTCGAGCAGCCGGCTTTGCCCAGCACCTGCGAAGGCTTCGCTCTAA